From one Vibrio palustris genomic stretch:
- a CDS encoding DUF6508 domain-containing protein, protein MITKIDLENLENQYQIALDHVDKIERVDFYPSYPKEISDFMLVLTQEPWGISYRPSEISNILNNIDQANIDEIREVLTGASRAERFCDGSWENSLKSRMLDPVFKRLREIINI, encoded by the coding sequence ATGATAACAAAAATAGATTTAGAAAATTTAGAGAATCAGTATCAAATAGCATTGGATCATGTCGACAAAATTGAACGTGTAGATTTTTATCCAAGCTACCCGAAAGAGATAAGCGATTTTATGCTGGTGTTAACACAAGAGCCTTGGGGTATTTCTTATCGACCAAGTGAAATTTCTAATATTTTAAATAATATCGATCAAGCTAATATAGATGAAATTCGAGAAGTACTGACAGGAGCTAGTCGAGCTGAAAGGTTTTGTGATGGTTCATGGGAGAATTCTTTGAAAAGTCGAATGTTGGATCCTGTATTTAAAAGGCTAAGAGAAATAATAAATATATAA